A single genomic interval of Dysidea avara chromosome 6, odDysAvar1.4, whole genome shotgun sequence harbors:
- the LOC136258498 gene encoding uncharacterized protein, with the protein MPINRPDLLARVFKLKLKELLEDITVHHVLGKVVAKIHVIEFQKRGLPHCHLLIHLHPDDKLCNSEDIDHINSAEIPDQNANHKLYDIVQSCMIHGSCGYLRPGSVCMEDNTCTKGYPKEFCEHTIESVDGYPKYQRRDNGRSLNVMNVTVDNRWVVPYNPWLLLKYGAHINLEACMSIKSVKYLYKYVYKGHDCIQLEFEEKFNHDEIHTFVDARYISAPEAAWRLFEFPMHQQSHTIVCLAVHLPDEQSVYFHRGEEEHALLNTSHNDTHLTAWFKLNQVDSDANSLLYTEIPSHYIFDCKSRKWKKHQRGGDKVISRIYAVSPNETERYYLRNVLLHTPGANSYADLLKVGDRKCNSFKETCHCLGLLKDDAQWHNTLAEAATFQMPYQLRRMLAMILTHGDPAEPLQLWEDHKADIIEDYLRRLSFNDAVQCGLHDLNSLLIQTGKSLIDYGIPLPVEHECDAQPDYDLNQVAIWRSQLNVLQRDLANAVLDSVMSPNEFNPTLFYLDGPGGSGKTFTYNYLVAELHSRGYKVATATWTGIAATLLIGGRTVHSLFKLPVPLLDTSSCNISPTSNYAAMLREVSLFVVDESSMVPVYAFDAIDRLLRDITDNSKAFGGKVFLWGGDFRQVLPVVRHGHPSAIVENCIKNSTLWPCVAKYQLTTNMRVHQDEAEFCEWLLNLGDGKLPIRDSSPFNGCIQIPGHCVMDSVVKSVFGDELIHDRVILCPTNDESLKLNETILNLLPGQPLMYFSYDDIVSDDDNERAQYPIEFLNSLTPSGIPPHRLTLKVGAVVILLHNMNVHEGLCNGTRLQVCHMHDHSIDAEVLTGMKVGYRVLIPRIQLAPSDSGMPFVLSRCQFPLRLAYSMTINKAQGQTFAKVGLHMERPCFAPGQLYVALSRARRFADVKVEILGSTRQGTHNGDTFTANVVYRQILN; encoded by the coding sequence ATGCCAATTAATCGCCCAGATTTGTTGGCCAGAGTTTTTAAATTGAAATTGAAGGAGTTGTTGGAAGACATCACTGTACACCATGTACTTGGCAAAGTGGTAGCCAAAATTCATGTCATTGAATTTCAGAAACGTGGACTACCACATTGTCACTTACTGATTCACCTTCATCCTGATGATAAATTATGCAACTCTGAGGATATCGATCATATCAATTCTGCAGAAATACCTGATCAGAATGCGAATCATAAACTTTATGACATAGTGCAATCATGCATGATACATGGTTCATGTGGATATCTAAGGCCTGGATCGGTATGTATGGAGGACAACACGTGCACTAAAGGTTACCCTAAAGAGTTTTGTGAACATACAATTGAATCAGTAGATGGATATCCCAAATATCAACGCAGAGATAATGGTAGATCACTGAATGTGATGAATGTTACTGTGGATAATCGGTGGGTTGTTCCATACAATCCATGGCTGTTATTGAAGTATGGAGCTCATATTAACCTAGAGGCATGTATGTCGATTAAATCAGTGAAGTATCTGTACAAATATGTCTATAAGGGGCATGATTGCATTCAGCTGGAATTTGAGGAGAAGTTTAATCATGATGAAATACATACATTTGTTGATGCCAGATATATAAGCGCACCAGAGGCAGCTTGGAGATTATTTGAATTTCCAATGCACCAACAATCTCATACAATTGTATGTCTTGCTGTGCACCTACCTGATGAACAAAGCGTATATTTTCATCGTGGTGAGGAGGAACATGCACTGCTGAATACAAGTCATAATGATACACACTTAACAGCTTGGTTCAAGCTAAATCAAGTTGATTCTGATGCAAATAGTTTACTATACACTGAGATTCCATCACATTATATATTTGACTGTAAATCAAGGAAATGGAAGAAACATCAGAGAGGAGGTGACAAAGTAATAAGTAGAATTTATGCAGTATCACCCAATGAGACAGAGAGGTACTATTTGCGCAATGTGCTATTACATACCCCCGGTGCCAATAGTTATGCAGATTTACTTAAAGTTGGTGATAGGAAATGTAATTCATTCAAGGAAACTTGCCATTGTTTGGGTTTGCTAAAGGATGATGCACAATGGCACAATACCTTGGCTGAAGCTGCTACCTTTCAGATGCCATATCAGCTTAGGAGAATGCTGGCCATGATATTAACACATGGTGATCCTGCCGAACCATTGCAGCTATGGGAAGACCATAAGGCAGATATAATTGAAGATTATTTGAGAAGACTATCATTTAATGATGCAGTCCAATGTGGCCTACATGATTTAAATTCATTGCTTATTCAGACAGGCAAATCATTAATTGATTATGGTATTCCTTTACCAGTTGAGCATGAATGTGATGCACAACCAGATTATGACCTCAATCAAGTTGCAATCTGGCGTTCTCAACTGAATGTACTACAGAGAGATTTAGCTAATGCTGTGTTGGATTCTGTCATGTCACCTAATGAATTTAATCCTACACTGTTTTATTTGGATGGACCAGGTGGAAGTGGAAAAACCTTTACGTATAACTATTTAGTTGCAGAGTTGCATAGTAGGGGATACAAGGTTGCTACTGCTACCTGGACTGGTATTGCAGCCACCCTGTTGATTGGGGGACGTACAGTTCACAGTCTGTTTAAGCTGCCTGTACCACTGCTTGATACCAGCTCCTGCAACATCTCACCTACATCGAACTATGCAGCTATGCTAAGAGAAGTATCTCTTTTTGTTGTTGATGAATCCTCCATGGTACCAGTCTATGCCTTTGATGCCATTGATAGGCTATTAAGAGACATTACAGACAACAGTAAGGCTTTTGGTGGCAAAGTATTTTTGTGGGGAGGTGACTTTCGTCAGGTGCTTCCAGTTGTACGTCATGGACATCCATCTGCCATTGTTGAAAACTGCATTAAAAATTCCACACTTTGGCCATGTGTAGCCAAATATCAACTCACAACCAACATGAGGGTGCATCAGGATGAAGCTGAATTTTGTGAATGGCTATTAAATCTTGGTGATGGCAAGTTACCAATTAGAGACAGTTCACCCTTTAATGGATGCATTCAAATTCCAGGCCATTGTGTAATGGATTCTGTAGTGAAATCAGTCTTTGGAGATGAATTAATCCACGACCGAGTGATACTTTGCCCTACAAATGATGAATCACTTAAACTCAATGAGACTATATTAAATCTACTTCCTGGTCAGCCACTCATGTACTTTAGTTATGATGATATAGTGTCAGATGATGACAATGAACGTGCACAATATCCTATTGAGTTTCTCAACAGCTTGACACCGTCAGGTATACCACCACATCGCCTTACACTGAAGGTTGGTGCAGTTGTAATACTATTGCATAATATGAATGTCCATGAAGGTTTGTGCAATGGGACACGGTTACAAGTATGTCACATGCATGATCACAGTATTGATGCAGAGGTGCTGACAGGCATGAAAGTGGGCTACAGAGTGCTAATACCACGTATACAACTTGCACCATCTGACAGTGGCATGCCATTTGTGTTATCACGGTGTCAATTTCCTTTAAGGCTGGCATACTCAATGACCATAAACAAGGCTCAAGGACAGACATTTGCAAAGGTTGGATTGCATATGGAGCGGCCATGTTTTGCACCTGGACAATTATATGTTGCATTGTCAAGGGCACGAAGATTTGCAGATGTCAAGGTTGAAATTTTAGGCTCTACCAGGCAAGGGACACATAATGGAGATACATTTACTGCCAATGTAGTGTATAGACAAATATTAAACTGA